The Vigna unguiculata cultivar IT97K-499-35 chromosome 11, ASM411807v1, whole genome shotgun sequence genomic sequence TGAAATGGATATATATACCTGAAAATTGCCTCCAACTCATCCCGCAACTTCCTATTTTGGAATAAAGGTAGTCCAGTTATCATCTCAGCAAATACACAGCCAGCAGCCCACACATCAATTGGAGATGAATATTGATAGTTATCGCACAACATTTCAGGTGCTCTATACGCGGCAGTTCCTAACTGAATACTGTAACAGTCACTTCTCCACTCTATAAATAACACTTTTATCTCTATACCTAATCATTTATGGAACACCATTATTTGCTAATAAAGCTTTTATACCAATCATAGTTTCTGACACAAAGAACAAGTTGAACAACACATGCATGCAAGTTACAACCCTCATCAaactttttctttcacttttctcTATTGATAAATCACCTCACAAAAACTAATTTCTACCATATATTTTCTTCATTCCTTTTTCATGtgtactttaataattttacctaaaaaatataattaattatttttatgtaaacaAAATAGTTGAAGGTTTCTTTCagtatttttcattattaaaataaatacgcatgcctaaattaattcaaaattatataaaatgtaagaTTTCATTCATATTATCTTGAATTCTAAAATGGCTTTCAAgaattttatgtaaaataaaaaattaatttaaataaaatagttttaaggttttttatttcatttttcatttctgcATTACAATAAATAGTAAggaaaattacataaaattaaaattttgttaataaaagaCTAATGAATATTATCTCGAGTTCTTAAGATCACATATCaatcaaacatattttaaaaatctcatgattaaaaataaatgaaagaattagcatatttcttattttacatATGGAAGAGGGATAAAGCCAGAAATATTTTCTTACcagaaaatatttacatatattctGTCTCTATGTGTGTATGCAAATAAAAGGATAAAGCCGGCAAAATTTACAATTCAGAGGAATAAAGAAATACTGGAAGATATGATATATACAATCACgggaaaaacttgaaaaaataacactcctcaaaatttaaaaacttgaaaaaacatataattaaccCAAATATGCCAGAGAGAATCACCCATTTATAAGTTCTAAATTTGCACCTGAAATGAATGTTTTGTCGTTTTTGTATAATATCCAAATTTGGTCGAAACAAAGCATCACAAGAGGAAAAAATGTGCCTAAGAGAAAGCAATGCAACAAATTGTTTCTGTGAAACTTAATGAATGtgaatactaaataaataaataaaaaagaatgctTCTTTTAAGTCATGTACCTGGTCAGTATATAATATGTCATTTCTAAACTCTCTAGCCAAACCAAAATCCGCCAGTTTGACCAGCATGCTAGCTTGATCAATCAGCACATTGCTGGGTTTCAAATCTCTGTGCAGAACCTGACGCGCATGGCAGAATTCCAGAGCAGAGAGTATCTGGTACATGAAACTCTGCAAccaaaaagaaatttaacaacAGCTACAAGATTTCAAGAATTTCAGATTCATCTACCTCAATCTTAAAAGTATTTATCATTCTTAATTAACAGTAGTAAATGTGAGGTTACTACTAAgtaaaattgatgatgaaaagTTTACCCTAAATTCTATAACAAAATTCCTTTCATTGAAATATCAAAACATAAATCACTTTCtttaactaaaatcaatttaaaccTAGCTCTGCTTTCAGAACTcacatttaacaaaaattttctttaaattcaaaAGATCCTTTGGGAACCCACATGCAACATCGCCTAATGCATCTCtgaacaaattaaaaatcaatttcataaaacaaCATAATGCAAGTACCTTTATAGCCAACATATTGCGATGAGTCCTGCGCCTAATATAGTCATGAAGGTCGCACGGAAGACGCTCGAAAACAAGATTGACATATCTGTGTCTTCTGACATAGACTCTAAGCAACCTCACAATGTTGTCATGGCGGAGTTCTTTGAGGAACGCCACTTCGCGAATGATCGCAGACGGAACACCCTGTCTCGAGCCGATTATTACTATCTGTTTCATGGCGACGATTTCACCGGTGGAAGGCTCGAAGCCCTGGTAGACTCGGCCGTAGCCACCGTCCGCCACCACCTCCAGTATCTCCAAGTCCGGTATCCCCGCGTCACTGCCGTCGCTTTTGTCATGTGAGCAGATGCTGCACAGCGCCAACCTCGCCATCCTACTCCACCACAAAATAGCAACCATTGATCACTCAGATGTAAAAATTGCAAGAGAAAAAACACAGAACAACGATAATCATGAATTAGGTTATTGAATCCAAAAATCATGGAGTGACGATGagtgataataatattacaGAGAATCGCAGTAGCCGATCCAATCGCTTCGTTCACCCTGCAATCTGAGAGAGGGTCTGATACAGAGAGCCATAGGAACTGTAACACAATTTGGACCAAactaagaaagaaagaaagtacTCATCAATCACTGAACCCACTCCATTTTTATATGCTTCTTTGGGTTAGAATTCCCCGCGCAAAAATAATAACCAAATTTTCCGTAACCAATAGAGGTCTGCCACGTGTTTTTTTAACCGTTAGTTCGTTGCCGCTAACTAACTGTTACTTAACCGAgcaaaatattacaattaacaTGTAATTACCTTTTTAGTTAGTTAGCTAATTGATgttttatctataataatataaaaagaagattCTCTGGATTCATATTTCACAATAtcaattatatcttttataatataattatttattaatttttttaaaattaatgattacttttatctattttttataaaaaaacgaTTAATTCTCTCTCCtcatctcattttatttttaataaatatatattcattttatatattaatttaataacattatattacactattattacttattaatataatatcattcatatttcaaaaatatgtatatacatgtgCGATAATGCATATATGTGTACGCTAGTTTgtttaatacaaataatttaaccaatgtttgaaatttataattaattatgtattatGGTAAAACAAATACTAACTTGAACGGTTATAGGTCGTTatgattttttcattattttcatgtCTTGATTCTtgcactttttttctttattttaatctttaacagagaaatgaaattattcttgaatttaaaaaaaaaaaatatttttttaatgagatGAACTTGTGTAAAAAGAATTACAATTTTGTTGGGACggtaatattaatattaagatTATATTGAAACAAAGTATGTTTTGGGATCAAACCATGAAATAAAGtgttttctaattttcactCACAAAGTTAGGACATTGTTCTTTATTTAGTCACTTTTTACTTAATCTCTCTTTATTTGTTTATAGTCCTTTTATTAAGAGAAAGAAACCATCTTTTAGAttggaaaagaaataaatttactgaacaataaattatagaaaacaAGTCAAAGTTCcttcgagaaaaaaaaaaaaaactatcattttaataccttttgaaaacaaaagaagTTTAGACAAACTATTTtatcaacaacataaaaaaGCAAAATTTATATAGATATAGGATACCTAaattttttcacccaattcagtaaagaaaattatatagttGAAATGCAAAATTCTTTAGTTTAcattattcattttctttttatttcactaGATATtaccttttaatatttaaataaaaaacatttttttattcttatattagATGTACTATTATCAATTGTTTTATAGTTCACAAAGGTTTAGTACATGTAAATGCAagatatacaatttttaaatatagagaaaaaaaaaactaatgattCTACAATGGTAAAAACTAAATAGATAACTAATCTAATTTTGAAAgtatctacttttttttttgtatttaaacaTCTTTCAAAAACTTATATACATAACCTTGTTTCATAGAAAATCCAAATTATATACTCAATATAAGAATGATGGTAACAAATACACACAAATGCATGATTCATGATTTATAAAGAACAAAGATATTCAGATTCATCGTTTGATTATAACCATGGTCCATATTTACAAGAGAGTGTACATTGGCCAAAACTTCCTAATGTTcagtagaataaaatattaacacacaAATCTATGGACCCGTAGCAAATTTACAAGTGAAAGGGAGATCtcagaaaaaatgaaatcaaataatTTGGAATCACAGTGTCAACCATTGACAAACAATGTTACAAGCTTTGATCATATTTAAGAGTGAAGGTTGCAGTTGTACTTGTACTTGCAGCAAAAGACATGGTGTTACCCTGGCTATCTGAAGCAGAAGATGCATTGTAGGAAGATGAACCCTTGGTTTCAATATCACCATCTTTTTTATCTCCTCTGATTTTAAGGTCCATAAAATCTGAAATCAGGCCTGGCTTTGTTATCTTGCTTTCATCAATATCCATTTCTCCGGCGAGCATCTTGACAACAGAAGACATCGGTGGCCGGAGTTTCGACGTGTCCTGAGTGCAGAAAAGTCCAACTTTCAGAAATGTACAAGCCTCCTCGGCGTCGAAATGCCCGTCTAGGGATGCATCTACAAGCGCTACCAATTCCCTTCGCTGATAAAGCTCCCATGTCTGATAATTGTACGTTAGAGTCTCACATTGTATAAAAATCGATAAAAAAGCaacatataagaagaaaaacataGAGAGCACAATGAGAAAAGCATCTTAAAGTCATAGAATATGAGTGTGTACTGTTATGTAAATGAAGTGGTCAAGTATGTCAGGCTGAAAAAATTGTGTGATGTTTCAGATTTCAAACAACAAAGATTCTTTAAGATATGATAGTCTTCTGATATTAGTATCAGAACTGTTTGATGGGTTAAGCAAATGTAATGTTAGACTAGAAATAGACTCTCACAacttatgatttttaatttaaagcaTGACTTCAAAATTTCAATGTCTTTCATGCTAAAGGATCAAAAGAAATTTGAATGTTGAGGTTTCCAATCAGGTATACCTTATAGTGGGGATTATAGCTTTCATAATCAATCACAATTGAATGGAACTTGGATGGAAAACTACATAGAAAGAAGAGAAAGTGgatataatataacaaaaaacattagTGGAGACTAAAACTTGGACCTGTTTGGACAAGTTTCTTCGTAAGCACTTCTAGgggagaaaaataagaaaaactaaaCCCAGTTTCTTCAAAAGTTAATTTGTAGAAGCTTTCCATCTAGCttctctaaatttttatttgcaCAACCAAATTTTGCTTGTGAAAAATCCAAACAAACCATTTGTCAAAGtgaaaagaaaacataactCAGAAGAGGCTCCATATTTATAGATCAAGGCTTGCAATCATTCTGATGTATAAAAAGTCACCATCTTCTGCAAAGTTTCTATACATACAGGAAAccatgaataatattttaacttcacAGGTGAAAAGTAGTTAAAATCCACAAAAATTGGGTTTGTTAGAGACACAATAGACTGAAGTATGAACTACCCATCACTGATTAATAGGGAGATGAGCACAATAAACCAaaccaatatattttttccCTCTGACTATGTATTTGTAAACAGTAAAAGTACAGCAGTAGAACTAAGAAAATAGAATGACATACCGTTTCTAAAAGAAACTGCTCTCCTATCGGTAAGCGTGTATTAGTGTGACATCTTCCACTCACTATCTCCACAAGAAGTACACCAAAGCTGTAAATATCTGCTTTACGTGTCAGGTGCCCTCTTAATGCATACTCTGGTGCCAAATAACCTCTGAAATAAAAGATGCAGCATTAAGTTCCTGACATAAATAATTGGAGTAAAGGAAATCAATAACCAAGAGGACAAGGAAAGCTTTCCCCTTTATCATGTGAGAATTGAAAGGTTATGAACTAATCTCTATTTTGTTGTGATAGATTCTGATAAACTCTAATACTATCTTAGAAGGtgaactttaatatataatagtttCACCAAATCTCTAGCTAAAGTGGGATTTCCAACATAGAAGGAAGAGAATTATTCAAACAATTCTATCAATCAGTTTATGTATATTTGAATAATAGAATCCCTGATCTCTATCAAGCACTTCAATGATCTGAGTTGTGTGGTGGTTGATGATGGATTTACAACAAGCAAGATTTCGTGTGTGCTGAATTTAGTGGACTACAAATCTTGCAGAGCAATGGCTCAACCAAGGGAATCCTTGTCAGGagcaaaataataatagataatctGAAGTAAAATGAATACACATTTCATAGTCACCAATTTACAACAAAATgagtttatataaaatattgaatagaATCAATGAAGTCAATTGCATTCTAATATTCTCAAATTTTTCAGCATTATGGTATATAACTCTGACCATTAAACACATTATAATAGCGTTGTGTGCCATGTAAAACATGAAGATTATTAGTATAAAGCTAGGATATTGAAGAGATAAAGTCCTACTTttgggaaagaaaagaaaaacaaaagtttcCAATTTATGCAAAGGATGCTTAATAGAATACTTACATTGTTCCGGCCACACGCGTGCTGACATGAGTCATGTATGATGGAATAAGCTTTGCAAGACCAAAATCTGAAATCTTAGGTGTAAGGTTTTCGTCAAGGAGAATATTGCTTGCTTTTATATCCCTATGAACAATATGTGGTCTTACTTCTTCATGCAGATAGGAGAGCCCACGTGCAATCCCAATGCAAATCCTAGATCGTGTTTTCCAATCAAAAAAGATGTTACTACTGTGACCTAAACCTGCAAGTGAGTAGAAAATAAGTCATTCAGAAAGAATTTGGTAGGGAAATTAAAGTAACAAAAACTCCATGATATTCTAAATGATACAATAGAAGTCCTGTTCTCAGACTTTCTCAGAAAACTTTACCACAAAATTACAAAGCATTTACCTAAAAGGGTTTGCGAAAGGCTATTTTTCTCAAGATAATTGTAGACTAGTATTCGGTGATTCCCTTCCACACAACAACCATATAGCTTAACCAAATTTTCATGCTCTATTTCTGAGATCACATTAATCTCTGTCATAAATTCTCTCACCCCTTGAGTTGATTCTGCTGAAAGAACTTTTATAGCAGCTAGTTTCCCATCTTTTAGTAATCCCTGATCATCCACCATAATATTGTTAAGTTTTCACTGATAAGGAAAGGAACAGAAAAATAATGATCAATCAAATGGATATGATGATGCAAACAACATTCAAAAGTTACTTAATTACCTTATAAACAGAACCAAAGCCACCCTGCCCAATTTTATTGGCCTGGCTGAAATTGTCAGATGCAACTCTTAGTTCTTTGTAGGTAAAcatttttacattttgaatGCCTGAGAGTTCTGTTCACAAACATATTCAATCAAAATCAAGCACTGCAAGCAgattttttatccattttatcaaattttgctTAACTCTACAACAATATTCTTGAAGATTAATCTAACATTGTTAAATTACCTTCATCAATATCTGGATCGTGTCTTGCCACAGAGGGCACTTTCCTACCAAATGAGAATGGGAAGCAAGTCATGACTGGAGGATGAAGAATTCGAACACGGCCTATAATGTCAAATGGAATAAGTTTCTTTGAATTAAACCAGTTCCAAGGTTACCTGGAAGAACCACATAGAAAGGCCTATCTTAGAATCATAAAGTAAAAGTACGATGTACAGAAAATGATAACCATAATGCTAAAAATTCAGGTcttaaaacatgaaaatataCAAACTAGATTCATAGTATGTCAATTACTACATCGGATGaaacatacaaaaaaattaagaaccAGTATCATGGTCAAGGctccaacattttttttttcaatattccaAAGATATCAGTTCTATTAAACTGAATTCAGTGCACAAATATCATATTGCAGTTCAAGTAGTCAGATTTCACTGATTCTTACAAATACTTTCCTTCTAAGCAAAACATGTTTGAAAAGTTTACCAAAGACCCAGTTGACAAAAACCTAAGTATATTTGATAGTTCCCAAAGCCATACAACTCAAACAAACAAATGATGCATCTTTAGTTcccaaaatcattattttttcactGCCTTCCAAGAGGGTTTCTGAAAAGATGAGTATTTCTCCAAAATTAACCGAAAACGTCCATTCCTAACACCCAATGAACAACTATTTATCAGTATCTCAACCACTGAATTCATAATTTCCACATGCCTCGTTTCTGGAAAAAGCATAATCTCAAAtgaaaaccatttttttaaccTACACCCTATTTTTCATACATTTTGTGAGTATAGGTGTTAAATGCTTCATTTTGAGCTGGTTTTCACAGCTCAAAGAGCATTGAGAATAAAAATGTGAACTGGGTTTCATCAGGTACTAGAATAAACTACAAGAGAGACAAATCAGGAgtctaataataaattttagagaacaagtaaaagaaagaaaaaagaaccaaaagattatccatagtaacaGCAATAACCGAAGAATAATAGCCAGAAACTAAAAGTGCTGAAACGAACcttagaaaatgaagaaaacaagacaaaaaaaTTGAGGCAAAAAGAGAAGCCTTTTGTGATTGATGAGAAGAAAGGGTAAGAGATAGTAGGGTGGGTTTGGTCAACAAGGAGAACAGTGTCAGAAATAATGACGATGATGTTGTGTTGTGGGTTTCTATTCTGTGTGCTGATTATTTATTAATCTTACCACGTGGTGTGAAGAGGAGGCGTAGCAGTGTGAATCTGTTCTCTCTCTATGCATTGACTTGACTTAGactatttgaaaataaatacgCAAACTAATTTTTGATAATTCTGTAAAATAAGTCAAATCATAATTAGCGTCTTCTAATCAATATTAGTTAAACATTTTGCATGTTTTTTATTACACGTATgtgttcatatatatattttactgtACGGTCTAGTCTCAACAACGGTcaagtttgaaattttgacTTATCATGCTTAGAAATGTCGACagtttattaaaagaaatataaaatatactaatttttatttaaataatattttttattactttataaaaaattctaaaatcaaataaaaactaTGAGAAAAATACTTCAAGCttaaacaattagtaaaaattttcttattagAAAAATGGATCAAGAGATTTATCTGTCTTCTTTACCATTAAGTTATCAAGTTGACATGGTAGacatttaaaaactaaaactcAATCACACCCAACACACTGTATTAAagagtaaacaaaaaaaaattgattttttttttatagtgcaACTGTAATGTAGATTAGTTAATTGCTTGATAATGATTTCATGCAAAATAGGTGATATTAAagttgagatttttttttatataataaaatatatttaagataattttatatttaaaacttgaagtgaaaattactaattattattcACATTATCAATAATAAAGTGGTGAATACGAAAGCtagaaaatatcatttaaagtgTACACGCATGCAATTAGTTGGTTGATATAGGTTGACAAtgttgatatattatatatacattatacgattatttatactatattttatttaaaaagaatatttatatttattactgttatgattattattttaatataatattttattatcgaaaCAGCTGTGAAGTGattgtttaaaataaagatGAGTGTGAAATGattattttccttcttttcaaCAACTTTAATACTACAACAACTTGCTGAATATTTTAAGCAACTACTCCTAAAAAAGACTCATTATACGAGTTCTTATCACATGAAAAAGAAACTCTTATTCGTgcatgaattaaaattattaaaaccaTAATATATTCTCTAATTGCAAATATTAAGACATTATTAGGCAAGTAATACATTAATTTAATCGCATACAAATCCCTTTTAAGAAATCATTATCCATCgtcatttataataattaagaaaaaaaaagtccacAGCATTTGCTATTTTACtttgaaaaagaatattttggGTATACTTCTTTTTGATATATACATTTAggagaaaaattataatatatatatatatatatatatatatatatttataaagtaaatGGTAAAGATAGGTTAATTACAcgttaaaactaattttttgaataaatatcgATCATCATTAAAGATCAAATATATTCAttgaaattcaaacaaaattaaagctTTCATATTAATCCTATaaccttattttattatgcAAAATATATCGATAATAATTGTGATAATAATAAACCAACTATTTACCTATTACCATTgaccaaatgtgtattttacTTCGATTTGAACTTTTCTATTTGTACTTTTTCACAAAGTCACCTTCGAATCCATCGTTATTGTGTATAATTTAACTATTAATAATTCTATAAGTACAGTAACActgatttaatatatttttttgaagtgCGTGAATATTTTGtcaacaattatttaaatattttccaaCTTGCTTGTGCTGTAGACTTTAGTTAGGTGAAATAATCGTTGCAGGCTTCATAAGCCAGGTCGTCAATATTGAACAccaacaagtttttttttttaataaaaatatcaacaagttttttttttaataaaaatatcaacaagtTGAAgaagatattataaataaaaggcTTAAACATGgatttaaatgtaataaaaaaattttaaatttttttttaattttttaattttattattttattattttggtccaGGAAGTATTTCAAATAACGTTTTGAActgtaaaataaaatgacatatCAATGGTACTTtcgaaactaaaaataattaaaaaacgtAAATATTCAAAACGATTAATGAAATTTGTTCATTTGTTCGTCATTT encodes the following:
- the LOC114169489 gene encoding cold-responsive protein kinase 1-like isoform X1 — its product is MTCFPFSFGRKVPSVARHDPDIDEELSGIQNVKMFTYKELRVASDNFSQANKIGQGGFGSVYKGLLKDGKLAAIKVLSAESTQGVREFMTEINVISEIEHENLVKLYGCCVEGNHRILVYNYLEKNSLSQTLLGLGHSSNIFFDWKTRSRICIGIARGLSYLHEEVRPHIVHRDIKASNILLDENLTPKISDFGLAKLIPSYMTHVSTRVAGTIGYLAPEYALRGHLTRKADIYSFGVLLVEIVSGRCHTNTRLPIGEQFLLETTWELYQRRELVALVDASLDGHFDAEEACTFLKVGLFCTQDTSKLRPPMSSVVKMLAGEMDIDESKITKPGLISDFMDLKIRGDKKDGDIETKGSSSYNASSASDSQGNTMSFAASTSTTATFTLKYDQSL
- the LOC114169489 gene encoding cold-responsive protein kinase 1-like isoform X2, whose amino-acid sequence is MVDDQGLLKDGKLAAIKVLSAESTQGVREFMTEINVISEIEHENLVKLYGCCVEGNHRILVYNYLEKNSLSQTLLGLGHSSNIFFDWKTRSRICIGIARGLSYLHEEVRPHIVHRDIKASNILLDENLTPKISDFGLAKLIPSYMTHVSTRVAGTIGYLAPEYALRGHLTRKADIYSFGVLLVEIVSGRCHTNTRLPIGEQFLLETTWELYQRRELVALVDASLDGHFDAEEACTFLKVGLFCTQDTSKLRPPMSSVVKMLAGEMDIDESKITKPGLISDFMDLKIRGDKKDGDIETKGSSSYNASSASDSQGNTMSFAASTSTTATFTLKYDQSL
- the LOC114169490 gene encoding cyclin-dependent kinase A-2-like yields the protein MALCIRPSLRLQGERSDWIGYCDSLMARLALCSICSHDKSDGSDAGIPDLEILEVVADGGYGRVYQGFEPSTGEIVAMKQIVIIGSRQGVPSAIIREVAFLKELRHDNIVRLLRVYVRRHRYVNLVFERLPCDLHDYIRRRTHRNMLAIKSFMYQILSALEFCHARQVLHRDLKPSNVLIDQASMLVKLADFGLAREFRNDILYTDQLGTAAYRAPEMLCDNYQYSSPIDVWAAGCVFAEMITGLPLFQNRKLRDELEAIFRLTGTPTEETWPGITELMPDIHKYQGHEPVGIRTLFPELERSGQDLLSRMLCLNPNERISASAALNHPYFTEEEWLWDGKPWEESARCIPFR